One genomic region from Calypte anna isolate BGI_N300 chromosome 17, bCalAnn1_v1.p, whole genome shotgun sequence encodes:
- the PSMB7 gene encoding proteasome subunit beta type-7 isoform X1 gives MAAVSVLQAPSGGFSFDNCARNSLLEAELVQKGQRLPAARKTGTTIAGVIFKDGVVLGADTRATEGMVVADKNCSKIHFISPNIYCCGAGTAADTDMTTQLISSNLELHSLSTGRLPRVVTANRMLKQMLFRYQGYIGAALVLGGVDVTGPHLYSIYPHGSTDKLPYVTMGSGSLAAMAVFEDKYKLDMEEEEAKQLVRDAIAAGIYNDLGSGSNIDICVISKNKLDFLRPYDVANRKGERHGRYKCEKGTTAVLTENVALLELEVLDETVQTMDTS, from the exons ATGGCGGCGGTCTCGGTTCTGCAGGCGCCCAGCGGCGGCTTCAGCTTCGACAACTGCGCTCG gaacTCTCTGCTGGAGGCCGAGCTGGTGCAGAAGGGGCAGCGTTTGCCCGCAGCCCGCAAGACGGGCACCACCATCGCCGGAGTCATCTTCAAG GATGGAGTGGTGCTCGGGGCAGACACGAGAGCGACGGAAGGAATGGTTGTTGCTGACAAGAACTGTTCAAAAATACACTTCATTTCGCCTAATATCTA ctgttgtGGTGCTGGAACAGCTGCAGACACTGATATGACAACTCAGCTGATTTCTTCCAATCTGGAGCTCCACTCCCTGTCCACAGGGCGCCTCCCAAGGGTTGTTACAGCAAATCGAATGCTGAAGCAGATGCTCTTCAG GTACCAAGGCTACATTGGTGCTGCCCTGGTGCTGGGAGGAGTGGATGTCACAGGACCCCACCTGTACAGCATATATCCCCACGGGTCAACTGACAAACTGCCTTATGTTACCATGG GCTCTGGCTCCTTAGCAGCTATGGCAGTATTTGAAGATAAATACAAACTGGACATGGAG GAAGAGGAAGCCAAACAGCTTGTGAGAGATGCCATAGCAGCTGGCATATACAATGACCTGGGCTCTGGCAGTAACATTGACATCTGTGTTATAAGCAAGAACAAGTTGGATTTTCTTCGCCCGTATGATGTGGCCAACAGAAAGGGGGAGAG GCATGGTAGATACAAGTGTGAAAAAGGAACTACTGCTGTTCTCACAGAAAATGTAGCACTCCTGGAACTTGAGGTGTTGGATGAAACTGTACAAACCATGGACACATCCTGA
- the PSMB7 gene encoding proteasome subunit beta type-7 isoform X2 has protein sequence MAAVSVLQAPSGGFSFDNCARNSLLEAELVQKGQRLPAARKTGTTIAGVIFKDGVVLGADTRATEGMVVADKNCSKIHFISPNIYCCGAGTAADTDMTTQLISSNLELHSLSTGRLPRVVTANRMLKQMLFRYQGYIGAALVLGGVDVTGPHLYSIYPHGSTDKLPYVTMGSGSLAAMAVFEDKYKLDMELQCNPKDLFALSDYFLKYWSWAVMLHGAAFEIHPSPELQRDPVQVWGRVCISDTFPSIPFTDFIGVRYDYRPVVMF, from the exons ATGGCGGCGGTCTCGGTTCTGCAGGCGCCCAGCGGCGGCTTCAGCTTCGACAACTGCGCTCG gaacTCTCTGCTGGAGGCCGAGCTGGTGCAGAAGGGGCAGCGTTTGCCCGCAGCCCGCAAGACGGGCACCACCATCGCCGGAGTCATCTTCAAG GATGGAGTGGTGCTCGGGGCAGACACGAGAGCGACGGAAGGAATGGTTGTTGCTGACAAGAACTGTTCAAAAATACACTTCATTTCGCCTAATATCTA ctgttgtGGTGCTGGAACAGCTGCAGACACTGATATGACAACTCAGCTGATTTCTTCCAATCTGGAGCTCCACTCCCTGTCCACAGGGCGCCTCCCAAGGGTTGTTACAGCAAATCGAATGCTGAAGCAGATGCTCTTCAG GTACCAAGGCTACATTGGTGCTGCCCTGGTGCTGGGAGGAGTGGATGTCACAGGACCCCACCTGTACAGCATATATCCCCACGGGTCAACTGACAAACTGCCTTATGTTACCATGG GCTCTGGCTCCTTAGCAGCTATGGCAGTATTTGAAGATAAATACAAACTGGACATGGAG TTACAGTGCAACCCCAAGGATTTATTTGCCTTATCAGATTATTTCTTAAAGTactggagctgggctgtgatGCTTCATGGAGCTGCCTTTGAAATCCatcccagcccagagctgcagagggaccCAGTGCAGGTCTGGGGCAGAGTTTGTATTTCTGACACCTTCCCATCAATACCATTCACTGATTTTATTGGGGTTAGGTATGATTACAGACCTGTTGTAATGTTTTAA